The following proteins are encoded in a genomic region of Falco peregrinus isolate bFalPer1 unplaced genomic scaffold, bFalPer1.pri scaffold_35, whole genome shotgun sequence:
- the LOC129783341 gene encoding heat shock factor protein 5-like — MEQLPSPPLPASPSVPPVPSVPATRAPVRPLRPRRPHPATAQRPGQARLLSRTRPRPAPPWDARCHVALRPRPLSRARSRCGGQPWRGAGLRNACSPLCPACSRFPRPGARPRRGSRTSRLPPGRLRAGGGAAPSGNFRPRASAARSLTEARGDAGGSGAEGPAGPHFCRDRHDLLVHLKRLTKGNKAKMAAGLDVTSRPPNRFQRLLGTPLNGQPLPPPSTLSNANRPGLLTVGQFHQLYGQGVFPPYSYTATSCRAPSTSPAQRLGPTPVPSTWIQQGPLGLLPGQGASPAFPDKGAAFPVLQTLPTGATYTLQPVASLLPLQQGTQSVAASIANCSSSASSVPYSQTCCPTG; from the exons atggagcagctccccagccccccgctgcccgcgTCCCCCTCTGTCCCCCCCGTCCCCTCCGTCCCCGCCACCCGCGCCCCCGTCCGTCCCCtccgtccccgccgcccgcacccCGCGACAGCGCAGCGGCCCGGGCAGGCCCGGCTGCTCAGCAGaacccgcccccgccccgcccctccctggGATGCGAGGTGTCACGTGGCCCTGCGGCCCCGCCCCCTTTCCCGCGCGCGGTCCCGGTGCGGCGGGCAGCCatggcggggcgcggggctgcggaaCGCGTGCTCCCCGCTCTGCCCCGCCTGCAGCCGCTTTCCACGGCCcggcgcccgcccgcgccgTGGTTCGAGGACCTCCAGGCTGCCGCCGGGACGGCtccgggctggcggcggggccgccccgagCGGCAACTTTCGGCCCCGGGCCTCAGCCGCCCGGTCGCTCACGGAAGCTaggggagatgctggtggcagcGGAGCTGAGGGGCCGGCGGG CCCCCACTTTTGCCGCGACCGCCACGACCTCCTCGTCCACCTGAAGCGCCTGACGAAGGGCAACAAGGCGAAGATGGCAGCGGGCCTGGATGTGACCAGCCGCCCACCCAACCGCTTCCAGCGCTTGCTTGGCACGCCACTGAACGGGCAGCCGCTGCCTCCGCCCTCGACGCTCAGCAATGCCAACAGGCCTG GACTGCTGACTGTAGGACAGTTTCATCAACTTTACGGTCAAGGTGTTTTCCCTCCTTACTCCTACACGGCAACCTCGTGCCGAGCCCCCAGCACTTCACCAGCACAAAGATTAGGTCCGACTCCAGTCCCTTCCACTTGGATCCAGCAGGGACCACTTGGGttgctgccagggcaaggggcttccccagcttttccagatAAAGGGGCTGCCTTTCCGGTACTCCAGACGCTTCCAACGGGAGCCACGTACACACTCCAGCCTGTGGCTTCTCTTCTGCCACTTCAGCAA
- the LOC129783373 gene encoding epoxide hydrolase 1-like, whose protein sequence is MWQEMLPNAWDGILSRIRSFECSQRNAVLVPVAALSVGGMLVYWLRSRHKIKTIEMGNGWWGSDERPLKGKEDESICPFKIETSDKELEDLHRRLEQARYTPQLEGAAFRYGFNSVYLQKVVAFRRSQFDWRKQVEILNKYPHFRTTTEGIDIHFIHVKPSYVPHGRAVQPLLMVHGWPGSFYEFYKTIALLTEPAEHGLNEGDMVFEVICPSIPGYGFSEAPHQKGFDSKATARKFHKLMNRLGSKEYYLQGEDWGSLITTNMAQMLPQ, encoded by the exons ATGTGGCAGGAGATGCTTCCAAACGCCTG GGATGGCATCTTGTCCCGGATCAG GTCATTTGAATGTTCTCAGAGGAATGCAGTCCTGGTCCCTGTGGCCGCTCTGAGCGTTGGAGGGATGCTGGTTTACTGGCTGAGGTCTAGACACAAGATCAAGACTATTGAAATGGGCAATGGATGGTGGGGCTCAGATGAAAGACCtctaaaagggaaagaagatgAAAGTATCTGTCCCTTCAAGATTGAAACATCTGACAAAGAACTTGAG GACCTGCATCGCCGCCTGGAGCAGGCCCGCTACACACCGCAGCTGGAAGGGGCTGCCTTCCGCTACGGCTTCAACTCCGTCTACCTGCAGAAGGTGGTGGCCTTCCGGAGGAGCCAGTTTGACTGGCGCAAGCAAGTGGAAATCCTGAACAAATATCCCCATTTCCGAACCACCACTGAAG GGATTGATATCCATTTTATCCACGTGAAGCCCTCCTATGTCCCTCACGGTCGAGCTGTTCAACCTCTGCTGATGGTCCACGGCTGGCCTGGCTCCTTCTACGAGTTCTACAAGACTATCGCTCTACTCACAGAGCCAGCTGAGCATGGCCTGAATGAGGGTGACATGGTGTTTGAGGTCATCTGCCCATCCATCCCAGGATATGGCTTCTCTGAGGCACCACACCAGAAAG GCTTTGACAGCAAAGCAACTGCTCGGAAATTTCATAAGCTGATGAATAGATTGGGCTCCAAAGAATACTACCTACAGGGAGAAGACTGGGGATCTCTTATTACCACAAACATGGCCCAGATGCTGCCACAGTGA